Proteins encoded within one genomic window of Cytophagales bacterium:
- a CDS encoding DUF6503 family protein: MRRLLTVSFCLVMLFHLAKSQQLSAEEILNNSIAFHDPKGEWPSLKTELTFKETRPNGPDRKTIAMIDNSKSFFKLNRNDEEVYKVEVEDCVVEKGEGTSERGLMLRNYYTYLWGLPMKLKDPGTNLDETYTEEEVDGVACYVLRVPYEKDIWYFYMRKDNFAMIAYKFYKDEAAGKGEYIPTEGLFTVGSMKIPNNRTWYELPGNRVLGTDILTVAQ, encoded by the coding sequence ATGCGACGATTACTGACGGTTTCTTTTTGTTTAGTCATGTTGTTTCATCTGGCCAAAAGCCAGCAACTTTCCGCAGAGGAAATATTGAATAATTCAATTGCTTTTCATGATCCCAAAGGTGAGTGGCCTTCACTCAAAACGGAGCTGACCTTCAAAGAAACCCGCCCTAATGGACCAGATAGAAAAACAATTGCTATGATTGACAACAGCAAGAGTTTTTTTAAGCTGAATCGTAATGACGAGGAAGTCTATAAAGTGGAGGTAGAGGATTGTGTGGTAGAAAAAGGAGAAGGTACCTCCGAACGTGGATTGATGCTCCGCAATTACTACACCTATTTATGGGGGTTACCCATGAAGCTGAAAGATCCAGGTACAAATCTAGATGAAACATATACTGAGGAAGAGGTCGATGGAGTAGCGTGCTATGTGTTGCGTGTGCCCTATGAAAAAGATATCTGGTATTTCTATATGCGCAAGGACAACTTTGCGATGATCGCTTATAAGTTCTACAAGGATGAAGCGGCCGGAAAAGGCGAATACATTCCCACGGAAGGATTATTCACGGTGGGGAGTATGAAGATTCCGAATAATCGTACCTGGTACGAATTGCCAGGTAACCGGGTCTTAGGGACAGATATCCTTACTGTTGCACAGTAA
- a CDS encoding phenylacetate--CoA ligase, with protein MSVISIAGDDYGITLRTANPNPMLYNPERETLPLDELRKLQSQRLKTMLQRQYDHVPFYRKLLSERGIHPNDINGIDDLSKLPFTRKTDLRDQYPYGLFAEPEDQIRRIHASSGTTGKPTVVGYNHQDLALFDEVVARSLVCAGARPGMKLHNAYGYGLFTGGLGMHGGATKLGMAVIPVSGGMTDRQLMILQDFKPEVICCTPSYAQTLAEECTKRGIDTGSLAVKYAVLGAEPWTETIRSQVEAGLNVEATNIYGLSEIIGPGVSQEDVEEKGTGSYVWEDHFFPEIVDRDTGEPLPYGQEGVLVFTTLTKQAMPLLRYWTNDICSLHYDSNGKRTHIKMSTIKGRADDMLIIRGVNLFYTQVEEVIKDMDFLIPNYQLVVSRDGTMDQVLVKVEVAEGVEIANQDLARSFGKKIKDNIGISMNIELLNKGEIPMSQGGKLSRIVDMRK; from the coding sequence ATGTCCGTAATCTCGATTGCAGGAGATGATTATGGAATTACCTTAAGGACAGCTAACCCAAACCCCATGCTCTACAACCCCGAAAGAGAAACCCTTCCTTTAGATGAGCTACGCAAACTTCAGTCTCAGCGATTGAAAACCATGCTACAGCGACAATACGATCATGTACCTTTTTATCGAAAGCTGCTTTCAGAAAGAGGTATTCACCCCAATGATATCAATGGGATTGACGACCTGTCCAAGCTTCCTTTCACTAGAAAGACGGACTTAAGAGATCAGTATCCGTATGGGTTGTTTGCCGAACCTGAAGATCAGATCAGAAGAATTCATGCATCCAGCGGGACCACTGGGAAACCAACAGTGGTTGGCTATAATCATCAGGATCTGGCGCTTTTTGATGAGGTAGTAGCTCGGTCACTGGTTTGTGCAGGAGCTCGGCCGGGCATGAAATTACACAATGCCTATGGGTATGGGCTATTTACAGGAGGGTTAGGTATGCACGGAGGTGCGACCAAACTAGGTATGGCGGTTATTCCGGTTTCGGGAGGAATGACGGATCGCCAATTGATGATATTGCAGGACTTTAAACCGGAGGTCATTTGTTGTACACCATCCTATGCGCAGACCTTAGCCGAAGAGTGTACAAAACGAGGAATTGATACCGGTAGTTTGGCTGTAAAATATGCAGTGCTAGGTGCAGAACCATGGACAGAAACCATACGCTCACAAGTAGAAGCAGGTCTGAATGTTGAAGCAACCAATATTTATGGTTTGAGCGAGATCATTGGTCCGGGAGTTTCACAGGAAGATGTAGAGGAGAAGGGCACGGGTAGCTATGTCTGGGAGGATCACTTTTTTCCCGAAATAGTAGATAGGGATACAGGTGAACCGCTTCCTTATGGGCAGGAAGGAGTGCTTGTTTTTACAACATTGACCAAGCAAGCCATGCCATTGCTCAGGTATTGGACCAATGACATTTGCTCCTTGCATTACGATTCCAATGGCAAACGGACCCATATTAAAATGTCCACCATCAAAGGTCGGGCGGATGATATGTTGATTATCCGAGGCGTGAATTTGTTTTACACCCAGGTGGAAGAAGTGATCAAGGATATGGATTTCCTGATTCCTAACTATCAGTTAGTAGTTTCTCGTGATGGAACCATGGATCAGGTACTGGTAAAAGTGGAAGTGGCTGAAGGAGTGGAGATCGCTAATCAGGATTTGGCCAGATCATTTGGAAAGAAGATCAAAGACAATATCGGCATTTCCATGAATATTGAGCTGCTGAACAAAGGCGAAATACCGATGAGTCAGGGCGGGAAGTTGAGTCGGATTGTTGATATGAGGAAATAG
- a CDS encoding malate synthase, which yields MSAIFISPKSQEQFPDIYTKEAIKALNALAPLNVEQAALMQLRNQRRQARIKDNSPLGFLPGDVRIPGIGKTVDEIRNGDFECSIIPHDLKCQWIQGTGPAARPNAPTQKSIRNVAYALLSGADGWMFDGEDALGQIDTMSLDNQRNLKLAINRDPLFMESASEVAIEMNAWSENFLGKKIINDWKSQLDYTTVIFRARGLHLSDRHICDVDGNPFSASIVDLTLYIVNNYQTHFKNGSSLVVYLPKIQTAEEAAFWNKLLTKLEEHLQLAVGTIKAYVLIEQLEATFQLLEIRAALGNHFVGFNTGRWDYINSVSDALAGDSNFINPNIEAIGMTYAYMAAYEDRVRRAVNTPDRNGNFSLWQGGMEPNIPVGSETGVQASMKKAMNGAIRERQSGASGKWVAHWKMVHIIRPVWEASGEINQLGRQFGELTHTLEDAKALSELAPAPRTIQGARNLLSVALQYGNAFLRGFQAAALKPADFFTDDDVLYLMEDMATGEIRVSVLWEWLHKGGKLTVGDPTLGFDEGDTFTFQVYEQLLAEEYEKLLQAKNKDVHEDSKTTTLPIARLIVDTCLREKTKAPWYIDLLNLNLNNDDLKEAQKRISTYFDELKSTGNRITKNPDLNPLENQLSN from the coding sequence ATGTCAGCGATATTCATCTCCCCTAAAAGCCAGGAGCAATTCCCGGATATTTATACCAAAGAGGCCATAAAAGCTCTAAATGCTCTGGCCCCTTTGAATGTGGAACAAGCAGCCTTGATGCAACTCCGAAATCAACGAAGACAGGCGCGTATCAAGGACAATTCACCATTAGGTTTTTTACCTGGAGATGTAAGAATTCCGGGAATCGGAAAAACAGTAGATGAAATCAGAAACGGAGATTTTGAATGCAGCATCATTCCTCATGACCTCAAATGTCAATGGATACAGGGAACTGGTCCAGCTGCGCGACCCAATGCACCTACCCAGAAAAGTATCAGAAACGTGGCTTATGCCCTACTTTCAGGAGCTGACGGATGGATGTTTGACGGAGAAGATGCTTTAGGACAGATCGATACCATGTCGCTGGACAATCAGCGAAATCTAAAACTGGCCATAAATCGGGATCCCCTATTCATGGAATCGGCTAGTGAAGTGGCCATTGAAATGAATGCATGGTCCGAAAATTTCCTGGGTAAGAAGATCATCAATGATTGGAAGTCTCAACTGGATTATACCACAGTCATATTTCGAGCACGAGGCTTACACCTATCAGATCGCCATATCTGCGACGTTGATGGAAATCCATTTTCAGCCTCCATTGTTGACCTAACACTATATATTGTCAACAATTACCAGACGCACTTCAAAAACGGATCGTCCCTGGTGGTATACCTGCCGAAGATCCAAACTGCAGAAGAAGCAGCTTTTTGGAACAAGCTACTAACAAAACTTGAAGAGCACCTACAACTCGCTGTAGGAACCATAAAAGCTTACGTCCTTATTGAGCAATTGGAAGCTACTTTTCAACTACTGGAGATTCGTGCTGCATTAGGTAACCACTTCGTTGGTTTCAACACCGGAAGATGGGACTACATCAATAGCGTTTCAGATGCCCTGGCCGGAGACTCAAATTTCATCAATCCGAATATTGAAGCCATCGGGATGACTTATGCTTACATGGCTGCCTATGAGGATCGGGTTCGTCGGGCGGTGAATACGCCAGATCGAAATGGCAACTTCAGTTTATGGCAAGGAGGCATGGAACCAAACATTCCGGTAGGATCAGAAACGGGTGTACAAGCGAGCATGAAAAAAGCCATGAATGGTGCGATTCGAGAACGACAATCCGGCGCCTCCGGAAAGTGGGTTGCTCATTGGAAAATGGTGCACATCATTCGACCAGTTTGGGAAGCTTCAGGTGAGATCAATCAACTTGGAAGGCAATTCGGAGAACTAACCCATACCCTCGAAGATGCGAAAGCACTGTCGGAGTTAGCCCCAGCGCCCAGGACCATTCAGGGCGCAAGAAACCTGTTAAGTGTTGCCCTTCAGTACGGAAATGCCTTTTTACGAGGATTCCAGGCCGCGGCCTTAAAACCAGCCGACTTTTTTACGGATGATGATGTACTGTATCTCATGGAAGACATGGCAACAGGCGAAATCCGGGTCAGCGTACTGTGGGAATGGCTCCATAAAGGAGGAAAGCTAACTGTGGGCGATCCAACACTTGGATTCGATGAAGGAGATACATTCACTTTTCAGGTTTATGAACAACTTCTAGCAGAAGAGTACGAGAAATTGTTACAGGCTAAAAACAAAGACGTTCACGAGGACTCAAAAACCACTACCCTACCAATCGCTCGATTGATCGTGGACACTTGCCTAAGAGAAAAGACCAAGGCTCCCTGGTACATTGATTTATTGAACCTGAACCTGAATAACGATGACTTGAAAGAAGCGCAAAAGAGAATCAGCACCTACTTCGATGAACTAAAATCTACTGGGAATCGAATCACGAAGAATCCCGACCTCAATCCTTTAGAAAATCAATTATCCAATTAA
- a CDS encoding isocitrate lyase family protein, whose amino-acid sequence MKTEKELINDAIDQAQAYFNLPRFKGVKRLFSARQVVEQQGTIYNDYSIAKEAAAEFYKVLRTKFDQKKQITTFGPYTPSQAVQMKRSGIEGIYLGGWATSAKGSVTEDPGADLASYPLSQVPDEAAGIVRALLTADKNQRFQRLRLSEKERALMPLVDFRPFIIADADTGHGGDAHVRNLIRRFVEAGVPGYHIEDQKPGTKKCGHQGGKVLVSCDEQIKRVNTARLQLDTMRVQGLIVARTDAEAASLIENIADERDQPFVLGATNLEVPSYKHAFLVLQQYLNEIGVIDIKGHELYQISETDAGAARIWLKNAGVLKAADELIPELTSLENDVFEKAYNDISTTLVSTWEDDAGVMTYRSAVAIIIEELRGDGEDVGMCHQEWLKFAKTASLKAAQAKAAELGIDVKWDCELARTPEGYYQVKGGIPFAIAKSLAVAPYADLLWMETKTADLEDARKFAEAIHAIYPDQMLAYNLSPSFNWDTTGMTEEEMSQFPEELGKMGFVFNFITYGGHQIDGLATDEFSNSLQTEGMLALAKVQRKLRLLDSPYRTPQSHVGGPRLDSALAASSGRTATTKAMGKGSTQFQHLKQTELPKTLLAEWIDTWKEMNDIRENIQVSLKPHLPGSAVMELSLLSEHGKLANIVFTIMTDRNKLNLLSVRDQNTFHTSLRRKRLMTILHLFLIKRYSTFSIHYLTPTVDNSRQCEGMKRMKIYKDFSEEVGHIIVADVNKEAIENDHFIDTILEKETVLA is encoded by the coding sequence ATGAAAACTGAAAAAGAGCTGATCAACGACGCGATTGACCAGGCCCAAGCCTATTTTAATCTACCCCGATTCAAAGGTGTGAAACGACTTTTTTCGGCACGCCAGGTCGTGGAACAACAAGGCACCATTTACAATGACTACAGTATTGCGAAAGAAGCAGCCGCTGAATTCTATAAGGTCTTAAGAACCAAATTTGATCAGAAAAAACAGATCACAACCTTCGGTCCCTACACTCCTAGTCAGGCAGTTCAAATGAAACGATCCGGCATTGAAGGCATTTATTTAGGCGGCTGGGCTACTTCTGCAAAAGGATCAGTAACAGAGGACCCGGGCGCAGACTTAGCCTCCTATCCTTTGAGTCAGGTACCTGATGAAGCAGCAGGCATTGTTCGTGCTTTATTGACTGCCGACAAAAACCAGCGATTTCAAAGGCTCCGGTTATCCGAAAAAGAAAGAGCGCTGATGCCTTTGGTAGATTTCCGTCCATTCATCATTGCAGATGCAGATACGGGTCACGGCGGAGATGCACATGTTCGTAATTTGATTCGCAGGTTTGTAGAAGCAGGTGTGCCGGGATATCACATTGAAGATCAGAAGCCCGGGACCAAAAAATGTGGTCATCAGGGAGGCAAGGTATTAGTCTCTTGCGATGAACAAATCAAACGGGTCAACACCGCGAGACTTCAATTAGACACAATGCGCGTACAGGGACTTATTGTTGCCAGAACAGATGCAGAAGCAGCCTCTTTGATTGAAAACATTGCAGATGAACGAGATCAACCTTTCGTTTTAGGTGCCACCAACCTGGAAGTTCCTTCTTACAAACATGCATTCCTGGTATTACAGCAATACCTAAACGAGATCGGTGTCATCGACATCAAAGGGCATGAATTATATCAAATCAGTGAAACCGATGCAGGTGCAGCCCGAATCTGGCTGAAAAACGCTGGCGTCCTGAAAGCAGCGGATGAGCTTATTCCCGAGTTGACGAGTCTAGAAAATGATGTATTTGAGAAAGCTTATAATGACATCTCTACTACCCTCGTTTCAACTTGGGAAGATGATGCAGGTGTCATGACCTATCGGAGTGCCGTTGCCATCATTATTGAAGAACTTAGAGGCGATGGCGAAGACGTAGGCATGTGTCATCAGGAATGGTTGAAGTTCGCTAAAACGGCTTCACTTAAGGCAGCACAGGCAAAAGCGGCTGAATTAGGTATTGATGTGAAATGGGATTGCGAGTTGGCACGAACCCCTGAAGGTTACTATCAAGTAAAGGGTGGCATTCCATTCGCGATTGCAAAATCATTGGCAGTGGCTCCTTATGCGGACCTTTTATGGATGGAAACTAAAACGGCGGATTTAGAAGATGCCAGAAAGTTCGCAGAAGCCATTCATGCCATATATCCAGATCAAATGTTGGCTTATAACCTCTCACCTTCTTTCAACTGGGATACTACGGGCATGACGGAAGAAGAAATGAGTCAATTCCCGGAAGAGTTGGGCAAAATGGGTTTTGTATTCAACTTCATCACTTATGGTGGACACCAAATTGATGGGTTAGCCACAGATGAGTTCTCTAACTCTCTGCAAACCGAAGGCATGCTGGCCCTGGCCAAAGTACAGCGGAAACTAAGATTGCTTGATTCCCCATATCGTACCCCGCAATCACATGTGGGCGGACCAAGATTAGACAGTGCGCTCGCTGCTTCATCAGGTAGAACGGCTACCACCAAAGCGATGGGTAAAGGTTCCACTCAATTCCAGCACCTGAAGCAAACAGAGTTACCCAAAACCTTGCTTGCCGAGTGGATTGATACCTGGAAAGAGATGAATGACATCCGGGAGAACATTCAGGTATCGTTGAAGCCACACTTACCTGGCTCTGCTGTGATGGAATTGTCACTACTCTCTGAGCATGGCAAATTGGCAAACATCGTCTTTACCATCATGACGGATCGCAATAAGTTGAACTTGCTATCTGTTCGTGATCAGAATACGTTCCACACCAGCTTGCGCAGAAAGCGATTGATGACCATTCTACATCTGTTCCTGATCAAGCGTTATTCGACTTTTAGCATTCACTACCTCACGCCAACAGTGGATAATAGCCGTCAATGTGAAGGCATGAAACGCATGAAAATCTATAAGGATTTCTCTGAGGAAGTAGGACACATCATTGTTGCTGATGTGAACAAGGAAGCCATTGAAAATGACCATTTCATCGACACAATTCTTGAAAAAGAAACTGTCCTAGCTTAA
- a CDS encoding TetR family transcriptional regulator C-terminal domain-containing protein — protein sequence MEESKQKTAKKAITKEKLQLRFIEYLLLNERTPTSVFAFCHSLKIKEADFYDHYNSFRALEGDIWKSWFDATLDILHKDEAYVQYSVREKLLAFYYTWIEVIKGNRSFVLMKFDRMPQKEINPEFFKPLHHAFKEYVNDLLLEGKDTAEIADRPFSKQYDKGFWIQFMFLTRFWAKDDSHGYEQTDAAIEKAVNFSFDLVSKGPLDSFLDLAKFLYQSNKI from the coding sequence ATGGAAGAGTCGAAACAGAAAACGGCGAAAAAAGCCATCACAAAAGAAAAACTGCAACTTCGATTTATCGAGTATTTGTTGTTGAATGAGCGGACACCTACTTCGGTATTTGCTTTTTGTCATTCACTGAAAATCAAAGAGGCAGACTTCTACGATCACTATAATTCGTTCAGGGCTTTAGAGGGGGATATTTGGAAATCATGGTTCGACGCCACGTTGGATATCCTGCACAAAGACGAAGCTTATGTCCAATATTCCGTTCGAGAGAAGTTACTGGCCTTTTATTACACGTGGATAGAAGTCATCAAAGGAAACCGCAGTTTCGTATTGATGAAATTCGATCGGATGCCTCAGAAAGAGATCAATCCTGAATTCTTCAAGCCTTTGCATCATGCTTTCAAGGAATACGTCAATGATCTATTGTTAGAAGGAAAAGACACAGCAGAAATCGCAGATCGTCCATTTAGCAAACAATATGACAAAGGATTTTGGATCCAGTTCATGTTCCTGACCCGATTCTGGGCCAAGGATGACAGCCACGGATACGAACAAACCGATGCTGCGATTGAAAAGGCGGTGAATTTCTCCTTTGACCTGGTGAGCAAAGGTCCATTGGACTCCTTCCTCGATCTGGCGAAATTTTTATATCAGAGCAACAAAATTTAA
- a CDS encoding flavin reductase has product MERFKRANLINSMTGIKPANLIATKSEDGFPNVGIFSSVVHLGSDPAVIGFVMRPQDEKPRDTYLNIKATGVYTINHVPTGMVENAHFTSAKFPKEQSEFEYCGFQEEYIEGFHAPFVKESPLKFGLELVDEIPIRVNKTILMIGKVQHLIFPDEAMSETGQLNLETLGSAGISGLDGYYDLRKIGQFPYAHLKDVPEKLKLE; this is encoded by the coding sequence ATGGAACGCTTCAAGCGAGCCAATCTGATTAATTCCATGACAGGTATCAAACCTGCCAATTTGATTGCCACGAAATCAGAAGACGGTTTCCCCAATGTGGGAATATTTAGCAGTGTGGTGCACCTGGGAAGTGATCCTGCAGTGATTGGCTTTGTCATGCGTCCTCAAGATGAAAAACCGAGGGATACTTATTTGAACATCAAAGCAACGGGTGTCTATACCATCAACCATGTCCCTACTGGAATGGTGGAAAATGCGCACTTCACTTCTGCTAAATTCCCCAAAGAGCAGAGTGAGTTTGAATATTGTGGTTTTCAGGAGGAATATATTGAGGGATTCCATGCTCCTTTTGTAAAAGAAAGCCCCTTGAAGTTCGGATTGGAATTGGTTGATGAAATACCGATCAGGGTGAATAAGACCATTTTAATGATCGGGAAAGTACAGCATTTGATCTTCCCTGATGAGGCCATGAGTGAAACCGGTCAATTGAATTTGGAAACTCTGGGTTCGGCAGGAATTTCAGGCCTGGATGGCTACTATGACTTGAGGAAAATTGGTCAGTTTCCCTACGCACATTTGAAGGATGTGCCTGAGAAGTTGAAACTGGAATAG
- a CDS encoding M20/M25/M40 family metallo-hydrolase translates to MIRSFLLIMVLVNFITVATAQLNKTEKKLAQYMDANNENALDLLKKLININSGTMNFEGVQQVGKELMPLFEELGMEVRWADGSSFDRAGHLVAKIEGGKGKKLLLIGHLDTVFEPDSPAQEWEQIDENTIKGPGIADMKGGDVIILQALRALHAQGLLKKMNITVVMTGDEELSGSPLSESKKELIEAAKWADIALGFENGDGNPLTANVARRSSSGWKLTVTGNAAHSSQIFKPSVGAGAIYEASRILYQFYEELASEEFLTFNPGMFAGGTTVNYSEVENSSTAYGKDNVVSKEVTVTGDIRCLSPEQLEKAQNTMMEIVTRNLPGTSAIIEFSEGYPPFAPTDGNYALLEQFSKVSTDLGFDPVKPVNPSDAGAADISFTSEYIEMGLDGLGMAGADDHTIHETGHLHTFPMQSKRAAVLIYRLTR, encoded by the coding sequence ATGATTCGTTCCTTCCTCTTGATAATGGTATTGGTGAACTTCATCACCGTTGCGACTGCTCAACTCAATAAAACCGAGAAAAAACTGGCGCAATACATGGATGCCAACAATGAAAATGCCCTGGATTTATTGAAAAAGCTGATCAACATCAACAGCGGGACCATGAATTTTGAGGGAGTTCAGCAAGTTGGAAAAGAGTTGATGCCGCTTTTTGAAGAACTGGGAATGGAAGTGCGATGGGCGGATGGTTCTTCCTTTGACAGAGCCGGTCACCTGGTAGCTAAAATTGAAGGAGGAAAAGGAAAGAAATTGCTACTAATTGGTCATCTGGATACCGTGTTTGAGCCAGATAGCCCGGCGCAGGAATGGGAACAGATAGACGAGAATACCATTAAAGGCCCTGGAATTGCCGACATGAAAGGTGGAGATGTGATCATTTTACAAGCACTACGAGCGTTACATGCACAGGGGTTGTTGAAAAAAATGAACATCACAGTAGTGATGACCGGTGATGAAGAGCTAAGTGGTTCACCATTGTCTGAATCCAAAAAAGAATTGATCGAGGCGGCGAAATGGGCCGATATAGCTCTGGGTTTTGAGAATGGAGATGGTAATCCGCTCACCGCGAATGTGGCAAGAAGAAGTTCCTCTGGTTGGAAGTTGACTGTGACCGGGAATGCTGCACACTCTTCGCAGATATTCAAACCTTCAGTAGGTGCAGGGGCCATTTATGAAGCCTCGCGCATCTTGTATCAATTTTATGAAGAGCTAGCTTCTGAAGAATTTTTGACCTTTAACCCTGGTATGTTTGCTGGCGGTACAACTGTGAATTATTCGGAAGTTGAGAATAGCAGTACAGCCTATGGAAAAGACAATGTCGTGTCAAAAGAAGTGACGGTGACTGGGGACATTCGGTGTTTATCTCCTGAGCAATTGGAGAAAGCACAAAATACCATGATGGAAATTGTCACTCGGAATTTGCCTGGCACTTCCGCGATCATCGAATTTTCAGAAGGCTATCCGCCTTTTGCTCCTACAGATGGGAATTATGCATTGCTGGAGCAGTTCAGTAAGGTAAGTACAGACCTGGGTTTTGATCCGGTGAAGCCTGTGAATCCAAGTGATGCGGGTGCCGCGGATATTTCCTTTACTTCCGAATACATTGAGATGGGATTGGATGGCCTGGGTATGGCTGGAGCAGATGATCATACCATTCACGAGACGGGACATTTGCATACATTTCCGATGCAATCTAAAAGAGCTGCTGTACTGATTTATCGATTGACGAGATAA